From the genome of Hydrogenophaga sp. PBL-H3, one region includes:
- the trbG gene encoding P-type conjugative transfer protein TrbG encodes MNDLFRKSALPVILLALAGCATQGKPPPTISLDEPVQAQPLPEPPAPVEVVAVPEVLPMPAQLKPLPEAEDAKPTPEPADETVRVSRANAEARVAPTREGYVNAIQVWPFTDGALYQVYAAVGRVTVVSLQPGEELVTVAAGDTVRWIVGDTSSGSGADLRVNVLVKPIRSGLKTNLVITTSRRTYLLELASTEKTWMASVSWEYPRDRMLALQRQAQAASAAAPVDSGLSLENLRFRYAISGSNPPWKPLRAFDDGQKVYIQFPAGIAQGELPPLFVIGAQGDGQLVNYRFRSPYYIVDRLFGAAELRLGGDKGDVVRIERTDGVARRD; translated from the coding sequence ATGAATGATCTTTTCCGTAAATCCGCCTTGCCGGTGATCTTGCTTGCCCTGGCGGGCTGCGCCACGCAGGGCAAGCCACCGCCGACCATCTCGCTCGATGAGCCGGTGCAGGCCCAGCCGCTGCCCGAACCGCCCGCGCCGGTGGAGGTGGTGGCCGTGCCCGAGGTGCTGCCGATGCCGGCGCAGTTGAAGCCATTGCCCGAAGCCGAGGACGCCAAGCCCACGCCGGAGCCGGCCGACGAGACGGTGCGCGTCTCGCGCGCCAATGCCGAGGCCCGCGTCGCGCCCACGCGCGAGGGCTACGTCAACGCGATTCAGGTGTGGCCCTTCACCGATGGCGCGCTGTATCAGGTCTATGCGGCCGTGGGCCGCGTGACCGTCGTTTCGCTCCAGCCGGGCGAGGAACTGGTGACGGTGGCCGCCGGCGATACCGTGCGCTGGATCGTGGGCGACACGTCCAGCGGCAGCGGTGCCGATCTGCGCGTGAACGTGCTGGTCAAGCCGATTCGCTCGGGCCTCAAGACCAATCTCGTCATCACCACCAGCCGCAGGACGTACCTGCTGGAGCTGGCTTCGACGGAAAAGACGTGGATGGCATCGGTGTCCTGGGAGTACCCGCGCGACCGGATGCTGGCCTTGCAGCGCCAGGCACAGGCCGCTAGCGCCGCTGCGCCGGTGGACTCCGGCTTGTCGCTGGAGAACCTGCGCTTCCGCTACGCGATCAGCGGCAGCAATCCGCCGTGGAAGCCGTTGCGCGCCTTCGACGACGGGCAGAAGGTCTATATCCAGTTCCCCGCCGGCATCGCGCAAGGCGAGCTGCCGCCGCTTTTTGTCATCGGTGCGCAGGGCGATGGGCAACTGGTGAACTACCGCTTCCGCTCGCCGTACTACATCGTGGATCGGCTGTTCGGCGCGGCCGAACTGCGCTTGGGCGGTGACAAGGGCGACGTGGTGCGAATCGAGCGCACGGACGGCGTGGCGCGGAGGGACTGA
- the trbF gene encoding conjugal transfer protein TrbF gives MRFKKPQVRYADTPQPATPYQAAGQVWDKRIGSPRVQAKNWRLMAFGCLTLALLMAGGLVWRSAQSIVTPYVVEVDNTGQVRAVGEAATPYRPNDAQTAHHIARFVTLVRSLSIDPIVVRQNWLDAYDYTTDKGAAVLNDYARVNDPFARIGKESVTVQITSVVRASDTSFNVRWTERRYVNGAAAGLERWTAVVSIVLQPPRTEERLRKNPLGIYVNGLSWSRELDSSEGAKP, from the coding sequence ATGCGATTCAAGAAACCGCAGGTGCGCTACGCCGACACGCCGCAGCCTGCCACGCCGTACCAAGCTGCCGGCCAGGTGTGGGACAAGCGCATCGGCTCGCCGCGCGTCCAGGCGAAGAACTGGCGCCTGATGGCCTTCGGCTGCCTGACGCTTGCACTGCTGATGGCCGGCGGCTTGGTGTGGCGCTCGGCGCAATCCATCGTGACGCCCTACGTCGTGGAGGTGGACAACACGGGCCAGGTACGCGCCGTGGGCGAAGCCGCCACGCCATACCGGCCCAACGATGCGCAGACCGCGCACCACATCGCGCGCTTCGTGACGCTGGTGCGCTCGCTGTCCATCGACCCCATCGTCGTCCGCCAGAACTGGCTGGACGCCTACGACTACACGACCGACAAGGGCGCGGCCGTGCTCAACGACTACGCACGGGTCAACGACCCGTTCGCGCGCATCGGCAAGGAGTCGGTGACGGTGCAGATCACCAGCGTCGTGCGCGCCAGCGACACGTCTTTCAACGTGCGCTGGACGGAACGCCGCTACGTCAACGGCGCCGCGGCGGGCTTGGAGCGGTGGACGGCCGTGGTGTCCATCGTGCTCCAGCCGCCGCGCACCGAAGAACGCCTGCGCAAGAACCCCCTGGGCATCTACGTCAACGGCCTGTCGTGGAGCCGCGAACTGGATTCTTCCGAAGGAGCCAAGCCATGA